TACGCGAAAACCTTTTATTTTTGCCATTATTCCCCTCCCGTTCACGTCACCGCCTGATCATACCACATGAGCAGCTTGGGGTCTTCTTCCAGAACGCTGCCTGAGCTCTTGTCGACTGCGGCGGCAATGTAGTCTTACTCCTGTCAAATTATCCCCTCTTTACTCCGCAATATGCCCTAGCTCATGTCCATGGCGTCTTTCGGCCATGAAGCCACTCTGTCTCTAGCCTCAAAAAACCTGCTGAAAAACACCCCGCCACCCTACCCGTCCAGGCCGCCCAGCAGGATGTATTTGGTCTCCAGATACTCATCCAGCCCCTGTCTGCCACCCTCGCGGCCCAGGCCGCTTTCCTTCACGCCGCCGAAGGGTGTCTCACCCGTGGCCAGGGTGGTTTCGTTGGCGCCGACCATGCCGTATTCCAGCCTGCCAGCCACCCGCCACATCCGGGCCAGATCGCGGGTGAAGACATAGCTCGCCAGACCGTAGGACGTGTCGTTGGCCAGGGCCACGGCCTCATCCTCGGTGGAAAACATGGTCACGGGCGCCACGGGTCCGAAAATTTCCTCCCGGAAAAGCCGCATCTGCGGCGTGACCCCGGTGACCACGGTGGGCTCGAAAAAGCCGCCGCCCAGAGCGGGCTGTTTGCCCCCGCAGACGATGGCCGCGCCCTTGGCCGTGGCGTCATCCAGCAGCTCCCGCATGAAGCCGGGAGTTTTGGCGTCGATGAGCGGCCCCTGGGTCACGCCGGGTTTCGTGCCGTCACCCAGCACGATTTTTTCCGCTTCGGCCTTGAGGCGGTGGACGAACTCGTCATGAATTTCGCTCTCAACCAGAAAGCGGTTGACGCAGATGCAGGTCTGCCCGGCGTTGCGGAATTTGCATCCCACGGCCTGACGCACGGCCGCGTCCATGTCGCCGTCCCGGAACAGGATGAAAGGCGCGTTGCCGCCCAGCTCGAAAGAGAGCTTTTTCATGGTCGGAGCGCAGCGGGCCATGAGCTCCTTGCCCACGGGAGTGGAGCCGGTGAAGCTGAGCGCCCGCACCTGAGGGCTCTGGCACAGGACATCGCCGATTTCCCGCGCGCTCCCCGTGATGACGGAGAAAATTCCGGCCGGAATGCCCGCGCGCTCAGCCAGCACGGCCAAAGCCAGAGCGGAGAACGGCGTGGCCGAAGCGGGCTTGACGATGATGGGGCAGCCTACGGCCAGGGCCGGAGCGGCTTTGCGCGTGATCATGGAACTGGGAAAGTTCCACGGCGTGATGGCCGCGGCCACACCCACGGGCTGGCGGATGACCAGAGGCTGTTTCCCCGGCCACGGGGTGGGGATGATTTCCCCGTAGGCCCGGCGGCCTTCCTCGGCGAACCAGTCGATGTACGAACATCCGGCCATGATTTCGCCTTTGGCCTCGGCCAGAGGCTTGCCCTGCTCCGACGTCAGAATCAGGGCCAGGTCATCGATGTTTTCCACGATCAGGTCGTGCCAGGCGTGCAGCAGACGGCCGCGCTCTCTGGCCGTTTTTGCGCTCCACCGGGGAAAAGCCCGGCCGGCGGCGGCAATGGCCCTTTCCGTTTCCGCCCGGCCGCAACCGGGCACGGAGCCGATGGTTTCGCCCGTAGCCTTGTTGGCAACGGCCATGACGCTTTTATCGTCCGCTTCGGTCCACTGGCCGCCGATCAGGCAGGCTTGGCGCAGCAGGGAAGGGTCCTTCAGATTCATATGCGCTCCTTGTGCTTGGCGTGAAATTGACATGAAAATATTCTCCCGCGGTCTGTATCATTTGATCATGATCCAGCCGTCCGGGCCTTCGACAAAGCGGGCGGAGACGATTTCCCGCGAACGCCCGGACACCGGCACGGTCATGTCCAGTTCCACGTCGCAGATGTAGCCCGGCGCATTTCGGGCCGAAACGCAGCCGATCTTTCTGACGCCGTGCAGTTCCTTTTTGCCCAGCATGTCCGTCAGGGTCTTGCCCGCCTCGCCGAAGACCTTTCCGGCTTCGGTCAGCGAGGCGGCGTCCTGATCCAGGCTTCTCTCCACGGCGGCGCGCAGATCCTCCCCGGAGGGCTCGCCCAGGCATCCGGCCAGCGGGAACAGCAAAAGAAAAAACGCCAGATATTTCAGAGGATGCTTCATGATGATACCCTTGCGGAATGGCCGGGGCCGGGTGCGCCCCGCCGGGAGGTGTGATCCGGGTGCGGCGAAGCGCCCGCCCGCCGCGATTTCCGGTTCATGTCCGCCGCGTCTTCCCTTGTCAACGGCGGTCCATCCTTGACCGGAGGCGTGCCGGTTCGTACATCCGGGCGCATATGACAAAAAACACCACTGCAAGTGTGGGCCTGGTCCGCACGCAATTCTTCACCTTCGGCCACAAGCCCGAGGCTATGGTTCTGGACAGCGGTGTGGCTCTGTCGCCCGTAACCCTGGCCTACGAGACATACGGCGCCCTCAACGCCGACCGCTCCAACGCGGTGCTCATCTGCCACGCCCTGACCGGCGACGCCCACGTGGCCGGATACCATTCGGACGAGGACAAGCCCGGCTGGTGGGAAGATTACGTCGGCCCGGGCAAGCCCATCGACACGGACCGCTATTTCGTGATCTGCTCCAACGTGCTGGGCAGCTGCATGGGCTCTTCCGGCCCGGCGTCCCTCAATCCGGCCACGGGTGGCTACTGGGGGCTCGATTTTCCGCTGGTGACCATCGCCGACATGGTCCGGGCCCAGCGGGAACTGCTCCGCCACCTGGGCATCGAGCATCTGCTGGCCGTGATCGGCGGCTCTCTCGGGGGCATGCAGGCCCTGCAATGGGCGGCCAGCTATCCGGACATGATGGACGGCGTGCTGGCCCTGGCCACCACCAGCCGCCACTCGCCCCAGGCCATCGCCTTCAACGAAGTGGCGCGGCAGTCCATCATGAGCGACCCGCACTGGAACGGCGGCGACTACTACGACGCCCAGCGGCCCGATCTGGGGCTGGCCGTGGCCCGCATGATCGGACACATCACCTATCTTTCGGACGAGTCCATGCACGTGAAGTTCGGCCGCGAACTGCGCCACGGCGGCGGCTTCGCCTTCAACTTCGAAACGGAATTCCAAGTGGAAAGCTACCTGCACCATCAGGGCAAGAAATTCGTGGAACGCTTCGACGCCAACGCCTTCCTTTACGTGACCAAGGCCGCCGACTACTTCGATCTGGATCTGACCAATTCCGACAGCCCGGCCCGACAGGCTCTGGGGCGGACAAAAGCCCGCTTTCTGCTGGTTTCCTTCACCTCGGACTGGCTCTACCCCACCTATCAGTCCCGGCAGGTGGTGGAGGTGCTGAAGCAACTGGGGCGGGACGCGACCTTCTGCGAGATCACGGCGGCCTGGGGACACGACGCCTTTCTGCTCCCCGGCACGCATCTGGAGACGGCCATCGGCGGCTTTCTGGGAGGACTCCATGCACGCTGACACAGGCGCGGAACTTCGCTTTGACCTGCGCATCGTGGCCTCGTGGATCGAGCCGGGCTCGCGGGTGCTGGATCTGGGCTGCGGCGACGGGCGGCTACTGCGCGTGCTGCGCGATGCCAAAAACGTGCGCGGACTGGGCATAGAACACGACGAGGAAGAGGTCGTCGCGGCCATAGCCCAGGGGCTGTCCGTGATACATGGAGACATCAATCAGGAGCTGACCGGTTTTCCGGACAACGCCTTCGACTATGTGGTGGTCAGCCAGACCCTGCAACAGGCATACGCGCCCACGGAACTGATCCGGCAGATGCTGCGGGTGGGCAGGCTCGGCATCGTCAGTTTCCCCAATTTCTGCTACTGGCGGATCAGATTGCAGATGCTCTGCTCCGGGCACGTGCCCGTCACCAGGGAACTGCCGTTTCACTGGTACGACACGCCCAACATCCGTGTGCTCAGTCTGGAGGACTTCCGGCGCTACTCGCGGGCCGTGCCCTTCACGGTGCGGCGGTCCCTGGCCGTGAACCCGTCCGCCGGAGGCGGCCTGCGGGAAGTGCGGTTCTGGCCGAATCTGGCGGCCTCCTACGGAATATTCATGATTTCCGGGACACAGAGCGGATAGGGCCTTTATTTTGCGCCCCGGCGGCACTGCCCGGCGGGCCGAATACGGACACGGCCCCGACGCGGCATTTACGCGAAATTCACGTTCAACAGTTTTGGAGGGCACACATGCGATTTGAAACCCAGGCCGTGCACAGCGGCTGCACACCCGACGCCACGGGCTCCCGCGCCGTTCCCGTACACCGTACCGCGGCCTACCAGTTCCGGGACACGGACCACGCCGCCGATCTCTTCGCCCTGCGCGAGGCGGGACATATTTACTCCCGCATCAGCAACCCGACCCAGGAGGCCCTGGAAACCCGGCTGGCCGCGCTGGAAGGCGGCAAAGGCGCGCTGGCTCTGTCTTCGGGCACCGCGGCCATCCATTACACGGTCATCAACATCTGCCGTCAGGGCGATGAAATGATCTCGTCCACCAATCTGTACGGCGGCACCCACACCATGTTCGCCTACATCCTGCCCGACGCGGGCATCACCACCCGCTTCGTGGACATCCACAATGCGGATGCCGTACGCGCGGCCATCACGGACAAGACCCGGCTCATTTTCACGGAAGCCATCGGCAATCCGGCCCTGGACGTGGTCAATGTCAGGGAGCTGGCCCAAATCGCCCACGAACACGGCCTGCCTCTGGTGGTGGACGGCACCTTCACCACGCCGTACCTGTTCCGGCCCCTGGAGCACGGAGCGGACATCGTGATTCACTCCCTGACCAAATGGATGGGCGGATACGGCACCATTATCGGCGGAGCGGTGATCGACGGCGGCAGCTTCGACTGGACCGATCCGAAATTCGCCCTCTACAACGAGCCGGACCATTCCTACCACGGCCTGCGCTACGCCCGCGATCTGGGCGATCTGAACCATCTGGCCTTCATCATGCGCATGCGGCTGGTGCCCCTGCGCAATCTCGGCGCCTGCATGAGCCCGGACAACTGCTGGCTGTTCCTGCAGGGTCTGGAAACCCTGCCCCTGCGCATGGAACGCCACAGCGAGAACGCCCTGGCCGTGGCCGAATTTCTGTCCCGCCATCCCAAGGTGTCCTGGGTGCGCTATCCCGGCCTGCCAAGCGACCCCTCGTATCCGCTGGCCAGAGACATGTTCCCGCGCGGCTGCGGCGGCATGGTGGTCTTCGGCGTGGCCGGAGGACTGGAGGCCGGCCGGACCTTCATCAACAGACTGAAGCTCATTTCGCATCTGGCCAACGTGGGCGACGCCAAGACTCTGGCCATCCACCCGGCCAGCACCACGCATTCCCAGCTGGACGCCAGACAGCAGCAGGCGGGAGGCATCACCCCGGATCTGATCCGCCTGTCCGTGGGCATCGAGCATATCGACGACATTCTGGAAGATCTGGACCAGGCGCTGTAAAGTGTACGGAAAGCGATATGGCAAAGGCGTTCGGAACTTCCGGGACAAAACTTCGGAGATTCCGGGCGGTTTCCTTTTCTCATGTTTTTCAACGCGGAGAACACCATGGGCTTGAAACGCTTGGGCATCCTGACCGGCGGCGGGGACTGTTCCGGCCTGAACGCGGTCATCCGGGCCGTGACCCGGACGGCCATCATCCAGTACGGAGCCGAAGTCATCGGGCTGGAAAACGGATTTGACGGGCTCATCTTCGGAAGGACCATGGAGCTGACCACGGCCGCGACCAGGGACATCCTCACTCTGGGCGGCACCATCCTCGGCACCACCAACAAGGGCAATCCCTTCGCCTACCGGGACTTTGACGAAAACGGCGAAATGCGCGTACACGACCTTTCGGCCCAGGCCATGGACACCTTCCGCTCTCTGGGGCTGGACTGTCTTTTCGTGGTCGGCGGCGAAGGCACGCTGGAACTGGCCTACAAGTTTCAGCTCATGGGCATGCCTGTGGTGGGCATCCCCAAAACCATCGACAACGATCTGATGGGCACGGACTATACCTTCGGCTTCCAGACCGCCGTGCAGGTGGCCTGTGACGCCATGGACCGCCTGCACACCACCGGCCGCAGCCACGACCGGGTCATGATTCTCGAAGTCATGGGCCGCTACGCCGGGTGGATCGCTCTGGAGGCCGGACTGGCCGGCGGCGCGCACATCATTCTCATCCCGGAAATCCCGTACCGGCTGGACAACGTGGTGACCAAAATCCAGCATCGCATCCGCGGCGGCAGCCCGTTCAGCATCATCATGGTGGCCGAGGGCGCGCGCGAGGAAGGTGGAGAACGCATTGTTCAGGGCGCGGCGGATGGCCGCCTGCAGGGTGTGGAACAACTGGGCGGAGTGGGCTTCTACTTGGCCCAGCGGATTCGGGAGCGGATCCCGCTGGAGGTGCGGACCACTGTGCTCGGACACATCCAGCGCGGCGGTTCGCCCACGGCTTTCGACCGGGTGCTGGGCACGCGTTTGGGAGCGGCGGCTGTGGACGCGGCCGCGCGCGGAGAGTTCGGAGTCATGGTGGCCCTGGAAACTCCGGACATCGTGTTGAGGCCGCTGGCGGAACTGGCCGGAATCTGCCGGACGGTCCCCGTGGATCACCAGCTCATCCGCACGGCCGAAGCCACGGGCGTGAATCTGGGACGCGGGGCCATGTGACCCGAATCCCGGCGTGAAAAAAGAGCCTGCGGCCATCTGAAATCATGACCGACCTCTCCACCTTCGAGCCTGCCCGTATCCTGCTCTGCCAGCTCCGGCAGATCGGCGACGTGCTCCTGTCCACGCCGTCCATCCGCCTGCTGGCCGAACGGTTCCCCCAGGCGGAGATAGATGTCTTCACCGAGAAAAAGTGCCTTCCGGTGCTGGAAAATAATCCGCGCATCCATTCTGTCTGGGCCGTGGACAGAAAAAAGCTGCCCACCTTTTTCCATGAACTGGCTTTTTATGCCCGCATCGCCCGCCGGAAGTACGATCTGGTGGTGGATTTCCAGCAGCTGCCGCGCTGCCGGTTCGTGACGCTGTTCAGCCGCGCCGGAGTCCGCCTGAGCTACCCGCCGCCCTGGTACAACCGCCCTCTCTACACCCACACCGTCCGGCCGGTGGATGGTTATTCGGGCATGTTCCGGGCCAGCCTCCTCGCGCCGCTGAACATCCGCTGGCAGGGAGAACCGCCGGAGCTTTTTCTGACGGATGCGGAAAAGAAACGGGCCGCCGGATATCTGGCCGGGCACGCCCTCGCGCCCGGAAATTTCATCACCCTGGACCCCACTCACCGCCGCTCCACCCGGCTGTGGCCCGCGCGGCATTACGGACGGCTGATCGGTCAGGTCCACGCCGCCCGGCCGGACCTGCGCTTCTTCATCCTGTACGGTCCGGGCGAAAGGGATATGGCCCGCGAAGTGTTGAGCCATTGTCCCGCCCCCGCCGCCTGTGTCCTCCCGGACGAGGTCATCGGCCTGCGCCAGATGGCCGCCGTGCAGTCTCTGGCCCGCCTGCATGTGGGCAACTGTTCTGCGCCCAGACATTTCGCCGTTGCCGTGGGCACGCCGTCCCTGACCGTTCTGGGGGCCACCAGCGGCGGCTGGCGGTTTCCGTCCGCGCGGCATCAGGATGTCCATCTGGATCTGCCCTGCCGTCCCTGCAACCAGAACACCTGCGCCCGGAAAGACCACGCCTGTCTGGAAAATCTGGAGCCGGAGCCCGTCGCCTCGCGGCTTCTGGACATGCTCGCCCTGAAATAGCCGCTCTTGACAGGACACTTTCCCCGGCTGCAGATTTCTTTCCATGCGGATCCGCCGCGTTCATCCTCAAACAAGGAGGCTTCTCATTATGGCAAAAAAGATACTGATGCTGGTTGGCGATTATGTGGAAGACTATGAGGTGATGGTCCCCTTTCAGGCCCTGACCATGCTCGGCTACGCCGTGGATGCCGTGTGCCCGGACAAGAAGGCCGGAGAGTTCGTGCGCACGTCCATCCACGATTTCGAGGGCGACCAGACCTACAGCGAAAAACGCGGCCACAACTTCACCCTGAACAAGGACTTCACGGCGGTGGACACGGCTGAATACGCCGGGCTGGTCATCCCCGGCGGACGCGCGCCGGAGTATATCCGCCTCAATCCGCGGGTGCTCGAAATCACGCGTGAATTCCATTCCGCGGGCAAACCTATCGCCGCCATCTGCCACGGGCCGCTGGTTCTGGTCACGGCGGGCGTGCTGCAGGGCAAAAGCTGCTCGGCCTACCCGGCCTGCGGACCGGACGTGACCTGCTCGGGCGGCAAATACGCCGACATCGCTCTGGACAAGGCCCATGTGGACGGCAATCTGGTCACGGCTCCGGCCTGGCCCGCACATCCGGACTGGATCGCCAAGTTTGCCGCTCTGCTCGGCGCCAAAATCACCATCTGATTATCTCATGAAGGGGAGCGGAGCATACCCGCTCCCCTCCCTGACGGCTTCATCAGGCTTCGGCATTCCCCTCGCGTCCAGCCAGGATGCTTCGCATATCCAGATTCATGTTTTTCACGCAGCTGTCTTTCAGATAGCAGCGCTCACAGCCATAGCGGTGGGGATAGGGCGTGATGGTGGAGTACTTACGGGACAGTGCTCCGGAATCCTGCATGACAAGGCCGATGCGCTCCAGAGTCCGCCGGATGGGTTTGGTCGGTTCGGGCACGGGCGCGCATTCCTTTTCCCCCAGCTCCGGCATGAGCATCTTCAGGGTGCCCATGATCATGGTCTGGGCGATGGCCTCATGCTTGAAGCCCTCCGATGGGGAATCCTGCCAGATGGCGTCCACCTCGCGTTCCACGGGCTCTTCCAGAAAAATGGCCACATGCTCCTTGCGTTCGCCCAGTTTGTAGATTTTCAGATGGGGCAGCCATTTTTCCCAGGTGTTCAGAACGGAGTGCATTTCCTGCGGCCCGATTTCATCCATCTGGGCCAGGAACAAAAAAGTGGAAAAGTCGAAATCCGGCTCGACGGCCAGAGGCGTGATGGCGAGTGTTTTCATGAGGGAGTCCTGAAATGGGCGGCAGGCCGCCAAAAAGTCCGGAATGTCTCAGCGCTTCGGGTTCAGGCACCTGGAGGCCCAAAGCGTGGCCTGCGAGCGGTTGGGCACACCGATCTTTTTGTAAATGTTGTAGATGTGGGATTTTATGGTGTTCAGGCTGAGGAAAAGCTTGTCCGCGATATCCTTGTTGGACGCGCCCTCGGCCAGCATGAGCAGGATTTCTTTTTCGCGCGGGCTCAACTCGTCGGAACAAGCGTCCGCCTGATCGGCGGCGAGCCTTTTCTTGCCGAGCAGGGAATCGGACATGGCCTCCCGCGAGAACCAGAGCTGGTTGTTCAGGATGGAGCGTACCCCCTTCAGCAGCAGCCTGAAAGGAATGTCGCGGTAGAAAATACCCCGGATACCGGTATTGATGAGACTGACCTCCATCGCCGGCGACTTCGCGTCCCGGACGTTGAAAAAGGCCATATATGTGAGTCTGGTGGACAGATTTTCCCTGGCGATGAGTTCCAGTTGACTGGAAACGGAGGCTTCGGCGCAGTCCAGCAGCACCAGATCGGGCGTGATCGCCGCCATGAGCCGGGGCAGCAGGGGCGAATGGCTGCAATTGGCGCCGGTGTCCTGACAGATTCGGGCGGCCAGCAGATCATTCAGGCACAGCGTTTCGCCCACAATGCCGATTGTGGCAGGACGGCCGGTGCCTTCCTGTTCGGGACGGGCTGGCTGGACCGCCGAGATATCCCTTGGGTTGAAGGCGATGCCCGTGCCGGTTTCCGCCCGAACCACTCTGGCCGGGACCTGAAAATGGTGCGGTATCCCGCCGGAGTGGGCATCGCCGAAGTCCGGTACAATGGTCAGTTTCACGGCGGCTCCGGCCGGGCATGGCGCGTGTGCCGCGAAAAACACTTCACCCACGGACAGAGGCTGGGCGTGAGAGGGCTGATCAGACATGACTCGGGTTGGTTGAGCGCCGGAACGCCGGGAAAGGCATACCCCTAGGCGCGGTTATATTCGTACTCGTTCCCGGAGAACGCTCAGTCCGCCGTTGGAGCTTCTTCTTCCAGGAAATCCTTCGGCAGCAGATCGTTTTTCTCCAGATAGGCCAGAAATTTTTGCGCGAGTTCCAGATCCTTGTTCAGTCTGAGAGCCGTGTGCAGATGTTTCAGGGTCTTTTCCATGTCGGCCATGCCGAAACAGGCCCGCGCCATGTTGTAATGCAGATTCTCGTCGTTCGGAGAAAGGACCAGGGCCTTGGCGTAATATTCCGCCGCCTGGCGGTACATCTCGTTTTTGCGCAGACTGATGCCGAAGTCGTTGAACAGATGCTTGTGTTCGGCCTCGAAGGCAGCCTCCATGGTCACCAGGCGTTTGAAAATATCGTCGGCCTTCTCCGTTTCGCCCCGATCCAGATAAGTCAGTCCCAGCCCGAAATTGGCCCGGATGTTTTCCTCGTCCACGCGCAGGGCGTTGCCATATTCGTACTCCGCACTGTAATTGTCGCCGTTTTTGCGGTGCCGGTCAGCCTTGGCGATGGTCTGGTTCAGCTTGCGCAGGTTCGGATAGACCTTCGAGGTATAGAATTCCGGTTCCGGGGCGTACCGCTCCAGAAACTCTTCCTTGGTCACTTCCTGCTTGGGTCCCGACGGCACGTAATTGGGATTGAGGGGCTGAATCCAGACGGTGCCCTGCTCGTCCTCTTCCGCATACCAGTACATGACCTGCGTGGTTCTGCGGACCGTGCCACCCGCTCCGATTTTCGAGACCTTTTCCAGAGAGAACACGCCCTTGATGCGTGTGCGTGGTTGTTCTGTGGCCGTCATGCGCTTTTCGTTATGCCTCGCGTTTTTCCAGATATGTCCGTGCCGCTGCGACCGGGTCCGCGGCCTGAGTGATGGGTCTGCCCACCACCAGAAAATCGCTGCCGTCCCGGGCTGCCTGACACGGCGTGCAGACCCGCGACTGGTCCCCGGCTCCGGCGTCGGGCAGGCGGATGCCCGGAGTCAGCAGCCGGAATCCGTCCCCGCATGATGCCCGTATAGCACGAACTTCCCGGCCTGAACAGACCACGCCGTCCAGATTCCAGTTTTGGGCCAGACCGGCCAGGCGGACGGTGAAATCATGCAGCTCCTCCGCCGTTCCTCCGGGATTCCAGGGCAGGCTGCCGGGCCCCATGCTGGTCAGTACCGTCACGGCCAGAAGGACGGGAGGCATCCGGCCCGGGAGCAGGGCCCGGTCCCGTCCGGTCTGGGCGGCCCGGCACATGGCCTCACCCCCCAGAGCATGCACGGTGAGCATGTCCGCGCCCATGCACGTGGCCTGAAAGACGGCCGCGTCCACGGTGTTGGGGATGTCCATGAATTTGAGGTCCAGAAACACCCTGAAGTCCATGTCCTTGAGCCGGGCGATCATGTCCTTTCCGGCGGCCAGATACAGCTCCAGCCCGACCTTGACCCAGGGGACCACTCCCTGCAGACGGCGGGCCAGATCCAGAGCGGGCTGAACATCGGGGAAATCCAGAGCCACGACGAGGTCGGGAAGATTTTTCATGGCAGCTCCCACTGACGACGAACTTCGGTCCGCCACCCGTCCTGATACCGGGGTTTTGTCTTCTCTGCCAGATAGATGGCCCGCAGTTCGTCCTGAGCGCGGCAAAGGTCGCCGTTCACGATCCAGTGATCGAACCAGCCGCTGGCCTCTATCTCCTTGCGGGCCGAGGCCAGCCGCCGGGCCACGGCCTCTTCGTTCTCGGTGCCGCGCCCGATCAGCCGGTCCCGCAGGACCTGCCGGGACGGCGGAAAGACGAACACGTAACAGCCCTGCCCCATGTTCTCCCGCAGCTGTCTCGCGCCCTGCACGTCGATGTCGAAGATCACGTCCCGGCCGGCGGCCAGCAGCTCTTCCGTGGCCCGGCGCGGCGTTCCGTAATAATTGCCGTGCACCTCGGCCCATTCGGCGAAATATCCGGCATTCCTGCGGCGCAGAAATTCTTCCTGATCCAGAAAATGATACTCCCGTCCGTCCTGCTCGCCCGGCCGGGGCGCTCTGGTGGTGCAGGAGACGGAAAAGGCGAACATGTCGAAGGTCGAGGCCAGGTGGCGGATGAGAGTGCTTTTACCCGCGCCCGAAGGCGCACTGATGACCAGCATCATGCCCGGACTACTCATCGCTGTCTCCCGCGGTGAAGCGTTGGCTGATGGTTTCCGCCTGGATGGCGGACAGGATGCAGTGGTTGGAGTCCGTGATGATGATGGAGCGGGTCTTGCGCCCCTGGGTGGCGTCGATGAGCCGCCCGTCCTGCCTGGCCTCTTCCCGCAGCCGGCGCATGGGAGAAGAGGACGGCCCCACGATGGCCACCACCCGGTTCATGACCACGGCGTTGCCGAAGCCGATGTTCAGCAGTTTCTTCTTGTCCATGGCTATTCCAGATTCTGAATCTGCTCGCGGCATTTCTCCAGCTCGGCCTTGAAGTCCACAGCCAGCTGACTGATCCGCGTGTTCTGGCATTTATTGCCGCAGGTGTTGATTTCCCGGAAGCACTCCTGAACCATGAAGTCCAGCTTGCGGCCCACGGGGCCGTCCTGGTTCAGACAGGCCGCGACGCTCTCCAGGTGGACCGTCAGCCGGGTCAGTTCCTCGGACACGTCCATGCGGTCGGCCATGAAGGCCAGTTCCTGGAGCAGACGGTCTTCATCCAGGGGCGGGACGCCGCCTTCCAGAAGCTTGCCCACGCGCTCCCGCAGCGTCTCCAGGCGTTCGGGAGCGGTCTGGTCCGCAAGTTCCCGGATGGACTCCACCACTTTCTCCAGCCCGAGGAAGCGTTTCCGCAGATCCTCCGTCAGGGCCTGCCCCTCGCAGGCGCGGGCCGCGTCCCATTCGGCCAGGGCCAGACGCAGGGTTCCGGTTAGGCTGTCCACAAGCTCCGGGCAATCCGCTCCGCCCGCGTCCTTCCACAGGGAGGGGATGGCCAGCAGCCGGTTCAGATCCGGCGAAAATGCCGCCCCCATATCCCCGGCCAGACGCGACAATTCATCTAGCATGGAGCGGGCCAGAGTATCGTCCAGGGCCACGGACTGCATCCGGGGGCTCGTGATACGCAGATTCAGAAAAAGCTCCACCCCGCCGCGCCCGGCCACGGCCCGGACTTCATTTTCCCATGCCTTCTGGCAGGCGTGGAAAGCGGGTGGAATTTTCCACTTCAAATCCAGATGGCGATTGTTCAGGCTGCGGATCTCCCAGGTCAGGGTCCAGGCGTCTTCCTGGGCCGTGGCCCGGCCGAAGCCGGTCATGCTTTTGGGCATGGCGCGTCCTTTGCGTGTTTGAGGTCGTGTTTGTACATGTCCCGGATGCGGGTCAGATGTTCCTTGATCTCCGGCGTGGCATAGTCCGGGAACGTCCAGGGCAGGTCGAACCAGTCCCCCTTGTGGAAGATGAGGGTCAAGTCG
Above is a window of Desulfomicrobium orale DSM 12838 DNA encoding:
- a CDS encoding NAD-dependent succinate-semialdehyde dehydrogenase translates to MNLKDPSLLRQACLIGGQWTEADDKSVMAVANKATGETIGSVPGCGRAETERAIAAAGRAFPRWSAKTARERGRLLHAWHDLIVENIDDLALILTSEQGKPLAEAKGEIMAGCSYIDWFAEEGRRAYGEIIPTPWPGKQPLVIRQPVGVAAAITPWNFPSSMITRKAAPALAVGCPIIVKPASATPFSALALAVLAERAGIPAGIFSVITGSAREIGDVLCQSPQVRALSFTGSTPVGKELMARCAPTMKKLSFELGGNAPFILFRDGDMDAAVRQAVGCKFRNAGQTCICVNRFLVESEIHDEFVHRLKAEAEKIVLGDGTKPGVTQGPLIDAKTPGFMRELLDDATAKGAAIVCGGKQPALGGGFFEPTVVTGVTPQMRLFREEIFGPVAPVTMFSTEDEAVALANDTSYGLASYVFTRDLARMWRVAGRLEYGMVGANETTLATGETPFGGVKESGLGREGGRQGLDEYLETKYILLGGLDG
- a CDS encoding 6-phosphofructokinase; this encodes MGLKRLGILTGGGDCSGLNAVIRAVTRTAIIQYGAEVIGLENGFDGLIFGRTMELTTAATRDILTLGGTILGTTNKGNPFAYRDFDENGEMRVHDLSAQAMDTFRSLGLDCLFVVGGEGTLELAYKFQLMGMPVVGIPKTIDNDLMGTDYTFGFQTAVQVACDAMDRLHTTGRSHDRVMILEVMGRYAGWIALEAGLAGGAHIILIPEIPYRLDNVVTKIQHRIRGGSPFSIIMVAEGAREEGGERIVQGAADGRLQGVEQLGGVGFYLAQRIRERIPLEVRTTVLGHIQRGGSPTAFDRVLGTRLGAAAVDAAARGEFGVMVALETPDIVLRPLAELAGICRTVPVDHQLIRTAEATGVNLGRGAM
- the metW gene encoding methionine biosynthesis protein MetW; this translates as MHADTGAELRFDLRIVASWIEPGSRVLDLGCGDGRLLRVLRDAKNVRGLGIEHDEEEVVAAIAQGLSVIHGDINQELTGFPDNAFDYVVVSQTLQQAYAPTELIRQMLRVGRLGIVSFPNFCYWRIRLQMLCSGHVPVTRELPFHWYDTPNIRVLSLEDFRRYSRAVPFTVRRSLAVNPSAGGGLREVRFWPNLAASYGIFMISGTQSG
- a CDS encoding O-acetylhomoserine aminocarboxypropyltransferase/cysteine synthase family protein, which translates into the protein MRFETQAVHSGCTPDATGSRAVPVHRTAAYQFRDTDHAADLFALREAGHIYSRISNPTQEALETRLAALEGGKGALALSSGTAAIHYTVINICRQGDEMISSTNLYGGTHTMFAYILPDAGITTRFVDIHNADAVRAAITDKTRLIFTEAIGNPALDVVNVRELAQIAHEHGLPLVVDGTFTTPYLFRPLEHGADIVIHSLTKWMGGYGTIIGGAVIDGGSFDWTDPKFALYNEPDHSYHGLRYARDLGDLNHLAFIMRMRLVPLRNLGACMSPDNCWLFLQGLETLPLRMERHSENALAVAEFLSRHPKVSWVRYPGLPSDPSYPLARDMFPRGCGGMVVFGVAGGLEAGRTFINRLKLISHLANVGDAKTLAIHPASTTHSQLDARQQQAGGITPDLIRLSVGIEHIDDILEDLDQAL
- the metX gene encoding homoserine O-acetyltransferase MetX, yielding MTKNTTASVGLVRTQFFTFGHKPEAMVLDSGVALSPVTLAYETYGALNADRSNAVLICHALTGDAHVAGYHSDEDKPGWWEDYVGPGKPIDTDRYFVICSNVLGSCMGSSGPASLNPATGGYWGLDFPLVTIADMVRAQRELLRHLGIEHLLAVIGGSLGGMQALQWAASYPDMMDGVLALATTSRHSPQAIAFNEVARQSIMSDPHWNGGDYYDAQRPDLGLAVARMIGHITYLSDESMHVKFGRELRHGGGFAFNFETEFQVESYLHHQGKKFVERFDANAFLYVTKAADYFDLDLTNSDSPARQALGRTKARFLLVSFTSDWLYPTYQSRQVVEVLKQLGRDATFCEITAAWGHDAFLLPGTHLETAIGGFLGGLHAR
- a CDS encoding glycosyltransferase family 9 protein, with the protein product MTDLSTFEPARILLCQLRQIGDVLLSTPSIRLLAERFPQAEIDVFTEKKCLPVLENNPRIHSVWAVDRKKLPTFFHELAFYARIARRKYDLVVDFQQLPRCRFVTLFSRAGVRLSYPPPWYNRPLYTHTVRPVDGYSGMFRASLLAPLNIRWQGEPPELFLTDAEKKRAAGYLAGHALAPGNFITLDPTHRRSTRLWPARHYGRLIGQVHAARPDLRFFILYGPGERDMAREVLSHCPAPAACVLPDEVIGLRQMAAVQSLARLHVGNCSAPRHFAVAVGTPSLTVLGATSGGWRFPSARHQDVHLDLPCRPCNQNTCARKDHACLENLEPEPVASRLLDMLALK